A genomic region of Rhodospirillales bacterium contains the following coding sequences:
- a CDS encoding response regulator: MAQTVLIVEDNDLNMKLFHDLLEAHGIDTIQTKEGNKVLELARTHKPDLILMDIQLPEVSGMDITKWLKADEELKSIPVIAITAFAMKGDEQKIREGGCEDYISKPISVSTFIETVQKHLGTDKD, encoded by the coding sequence ATGGCACAAACCGTACTGATCGTCGAAGACAATGACCTGAACATGAAGCTTTTCCATGATCTTCTGGAAGCGCATGGCATTGACACAATCCAGACCAAGGAAGGCAACAAGGTTCTGGAACTGGCGCGGACACACAAGCCTGACCTGATTTTAATGGATATACAGCTCCCCGAAGTTTCCGGCATGGACATTACCAAGTGGCTAAAAGCCGACGAGGAACTTAAATCAATTCCGGTGATTGCCATTACGGCCTTCGCGATGAAGGGCGATGAGCAAAAAATCCGTGAGGGCGGCTGTGAAGACTATATCTCCAAGCCGATTTCCGTTTCTACATTTAT
- a CDS encoding cell envelope integrity EipB family protein gives MIKLSPDRYIYLLIAFIAVLAFIDLKGSPAGKEPPAPQPMTEALVSRDSAVKPAQIIDGLAAHKALYEIEMTARRSSAQILNISGQMFFEWRPVCEAWTSDHQFNLTYEYAETAPMHITSDFSTYEAFDGESFNFSSRRSRNGDIYEELRGRAESPPGKEGTVSYTIPANFSLDLPPGTLFPVSHTMALIAQARKGKKFFNATVFDGSDEDGPVEINAFIGKELSPEEKIKDRANVDQTFLDTRAWHVRMAFFPLAEPAADSDYEMDVVLYENGVIGDMLVEYKDFSVTQKLVALEKPKTSPCH, from the coding sequence ATGATTAAGCTTTCCCCTGACCGTTATATTTATCTGCTGATCGCTTTTATCGCGGTACTGGCTTTTATTGACCTGAAGGGAAGCCCGGCGGGCAAGGAACCGCCTGCGCCGCAGCCCATGACTGAAGCGCTCGTTTCCAGAGATTCCGCTGTGAAACCGGCACAGATCATCGACGGGCTGGCCGCCCATAAAGCCCTGTACGAGATCGAAATGACGGCCCGGCGCAGCAGCGCCCAAATTCTGAACATCAGCGGCCAGATGTTTTTCGAATGGCGCCCTGTCTGCGAGGCATGGACATCGGATCACCAATTTAACCTGACATACGAGTATGCCGAAACCGCGCCGATGCATATCACCAGCGATTTTTCGACCTACGAAGCCTTTGACGGCGAAAGTTTTAACTTCAGTTCCCGGCGCAGCCGTAACGGCGACATCTATGAGGAACTGCGCGGAAGAGCGGAAAGCCCTCCCGGCAAGGAAGGAACCGTTTCCTATACGATCCCGGCTAATTTTTCTCTCGATTTGCCACCCGGCACCCTGTTCCCGGTCAGTCATACGATGGCCCTGATCGCGCAGGCCCGGAAAGGCAAAAAATTCTTTAATGCCACGGTGTTCGACGGCAGCGACGAAGACGGCCCGGTTGAAATCAATGCCTTCATCGGCAAAGAGCTTTCCCCGGAAGAGAAAATCAAAGACCGCGCCAATGTCGACCAAACTTTTCTCGACACCAGAGCCTGGCATGTGCGCATGGCCTTTTTCCCTTTGGCCGAACCGGCCGCCGATTCCGATTATGAAATGGATGTCGTCTTGTATGAGAACGGCGTCATCGGCGATATGCTGGTCGAATACAAGGATTTTTCGGTGACACAAAAGCTGGTGGCGCTGGAAAAACCCAAAACATCGCCATGTCATTAA
- a CDS encoding GGDEF domain-containing protein: MTTNFVKYNTGMPKAGQVDGKNAVLAGLLRRPRDNDGHQVPHRILTLLEKAGRMLARAEQRLNEQTIRISQLENLATTDELTGVLNRRGFCEAFSRELARCERNLSDGGLLLLIDVDNFQTIQAEHGFLAGDACLRLVGHALAGSIRLMDAAGRLEDDNFVLLLSNTTQGSAAARAQELVRQLNNLALAWHGEELPVRASVCLRAYGKGDTVQRFFGTGIESRKESIAAE; encoded by the coding sequence ATGACAACGAACTTTGTAAAATATAATACAGGCATGCCCAAAGCCGGACAGGTTGACGGGAAAAATGCCGTTTTGGCCGGATTGCTGCGCCGTCCCCGCGATAATGACGGCCATCAGGTGCCGCACCGTATTCTGACATTGCTTGAAAAAGCGGGCCGGATGCTGGCGCGCGCCGAACAACGCCTGAACGAACAAACAATAAGAATCAGCCAGTTGGAAAATCTGGCGACGACCGACGAGTTGACAGGGGTATTAAATCGCCGCGGCTTTTGTGAGGCTTTTTCCCGCGAATTGGCGCGCTGCGAACGTAATTTGAGCGATGGCGGCTTGTTGCTGCTGATCGATGTCGATAATTTCCAGACAATCCAGGCCGAACATGGTTTTCTGGCGGGCGATGCCTGCTTGCGGCTGGTCGGGCATGCCCTGGCGGGCAGCATTCGCCTGATGGATGCCGCCGGCCGTCTGGAAGATGATAATTTTGTTCTCCTACTCTCCAACACAACACAGGGATCAGCTGCTGCAAGGGCGCAAGAACTCGTCCGGCAGTTGAATAATCTGGCACTGGCCTGGCACGGGGAAGAACTTCCCGTCCGGGCCAGTGTCTGCCTGCGTGCCTATGGCAAGGGAGATACGGTCCAGCGATTTTTCGGCACAGGGATTGAATCCCGGAAAGAGAGCATTGCTGCGGAATAA